A window of Cytobacillus sp. FSL H8-0458 genomic DNA:
AGAGCAAGATTGCGGATAGGTGCTTGAAGTACGCTGAGTAGCATAGAAAGCAAGCCTTCGCGTGATGGTAGTTCAGCAAGAGCTTTGACATCTTCTACTGAAGCGATATTTCCTTCGATTACACCTGCTTTAATTTCAAGTGCTTCATGCTTTTTCGCGAAATCATTAAGGATTTTCGCTGGAGCAACTACATCTTCTGTGCTGAACGCGATTGCGTTAGGTCCAGTTAAAGACTCGTTTAAACCGGAAAGTTCAGCAGCTTCAGCAGCACGGCGAGTCATTGAATTCTTGTATACTTTGAATTCCACGCCAGCTTCACGAAGCTGTTTACGAAGTTCAGTAACTTCAGCAACAGTAAGACCACGATAGTCAACAACAACTGTTGATAAACTTGATTTAAGCTTATCAGCAATTTCGTCTACGATTTGTTTCTTTTGTTCGATAATGCTGCTCATCCTTACACCTCCTGTAGAATTTTCTACATTCATACCGTTCAATAAAAAACCTCCACGACTTTGCAGACATGGAGGAAGTATACAATAGCAAGAAAAAGCAATTCTATCGTAATACCTCGGCAGGAAATTAAGCAATTAAGCACCTGCTGTCTACGGCACAAATGTTATTATATTTTAACAACAAAATACATATTACAGCATGTATTTTAGAATGTCAATTGTTATTATTGTCCAGCTTCAGCGCCTAGCCCCTCGAGGTCATAAGCCAATCCTCCCGGAAAGGTAAAGAACACCTTTCAGTGAGGCTCGTCTTATGCTTGTCGGGGCTGGGCAAGGCGCTTACGCTTTTCTATTTCACTGCAACAGATGAAGGATCTACTTTAACGCCAGGTCCCATTGTAGAAGTAACAGAAACGTTCTTCATGTAAGTTCCTTTAGCAGCAGCAGGCTTCACTTTCATCATTGTGTCGAAAATTGTGTTGAAGTTTTCAACAAGCTTTTCGTCTTCGAAAGATACTTTACCGATTGGCACGTGGATGTTACCAGCTTTGTCAACACGGTATTCAACTTTACCTGCTTTGATTTCGTTAACTGCTTTTTGAACGTCAAAAGTAACTGTGCCAGTCTTAGGGTTTGGCATTAAGCCTTTAGGTCCTAATACGCGGCCAAGTTTACCAACTTCACCCATCATGTCAGGTGTAGCAACGATTACATCAAAGTCGAACCAGCCTTGGCTGATTTTGTTGATGTATTCAGAATCGCCTACGAAATCTGCTCCAACAGCTTCTGCTTCTTTCGCTTTTTCACCCTTAGCGAATACAAGAACGCGCTGAGTTTTACCAGTTCCGTTTGGAAGAACAACTGCTCCACGGATTTGCTGGTCAGCTTTCTTAGGGTCAACTCCAAGGCGGAATGCTACCTCAACAGTTGCATCAAATTTTGCAAAATTAGTTTTCTTCGTAAGTTCAATTGCTTCAGCAATCGGGTAAGCTTTTGAAGAATCAACAAGCTTCACAGCTTCAGCGTACTTCTTACCTTTTTTAGCCATTTTTATTTCCTCCTTGATTGTGGTTTTAGCGGAATAACCTCCCACGCTTAAAAGCGGAGGCGCCTCGGTCGAAGGCGCCTGCGCTTGACAGAACAAAGGTTGCGAGTGAACCAAATTCAACGTCGCAACCTCATCCCTTAATCTGCTTCATACATGGATCAGTCTTCGATAACGATACCCATGCTGCGTGCAGTACCTTCAACCATACGCATTGCAGCTTCTACGCTTGCAGCGTTTAGATCAGGCATCTTTGTTTCAGCAATCTCGCGTACCTTGTCACGCTTGACTGTTGCTACTTTATTACGGTTCGGTTCACCAGAACCAGACTCGATTCCAGCCGCTTTCTTAAGAAGAACTGCAGCAGGAGGAGTTTTCGTAATAAATGTAAATGAACGGTCTTCAAAAACCGTGATTTCAACAGGAATGATTAAGCCAGCTTGTTCAGCTGTGCGAGCGTTAAATTCCTTACAGAATCCCATGATGTTAACACCTGCTTGACCTAGTGCCGGTCCTACCGGTGGTGCAGGGTTCGCTTTACCTGCAGGGATTTGCAGCTTTACAAGTTTGATTACTTTTTTAGCCACGAGACACACCTCCTTAAAGTCCGTGATGTGGTAATAGGGAAAGTTCCCTCCCACTCAACTTATAGTCTTTATATTAAGATAAAGAACTTTTAACTACTGTCCAGTCTCTTTGTCCGAGACATACTGACCTTTGAAATATTATCACTTTTCAAAGCCAATTTCAAGTTTTTTTACAAAGATATATAAAAGTACTTTCACAGAAGGCTGATTCTTACAGTTTTTCAATCTGTGAAAAATCAAGTTCAACCGGCGTGTCACGGCCAAACATGTTCACAAGCACTTTAATCTTCGCCTTATCTTTATCAATATCTTCAATGGAGCCTGTGAAGTTCGCAAACGGACCTTCTTTCACCTTAACGGTTTCGCCGATCTCAAAGTTGATATCAAAGCGGGCTTCTTCAACACCCATATGCTTAAGAATATGAGTAACTTCCTCAGGCAATAGCGGAGTCGGCTTTGAGCCTGAACCTGCCGAACCTACAAATCCGGTTACACCCGGAGTATTTCTTACTACATACCATGAATCATCTGTCATAACGATTTCTACGAGTACATAACCAGGGAAGACCTTGCGCTTCACTACTTTTTTCTTGCCGTTCTTCAATTCTGTTTCTTCTTCTTCCGGGACTACCACCCGGAATATTTTATCTTGCATACCCATTGATTCAACACGCTTCTCCAGATTGGCTTTCACTTTATTTTCATAGCCGGAGTACGTATGAACAACATACCAATTCTTTTCCATTCACGAGGACTTGTTCGTCCTTCCCTCCCTGTATTCAACAATTTATAATTTTTCTCCAAATTAAAAAACCCGTTTCCGGGCTTTGCAAATGTTTCCTGTGTTATTCTCCATTATACCATGGAAACTCAGGGGTTATTCAAGAATTATACGAATCAATTCAGAAATTCCCAGGTCAATCACTGCAAAAAACAGAGCGAAGAACGTAACTGTAGCAAGAACGGTAACAGTATAGCTTGTCAGCTCTTTGCGTTTAGGCCAGCTGACCTTTCTCATTTCCCGGCCAACTTCACGGAAAAAATTCACGATGCGCTGCATTTCGTAACCCCCAACTTTCAAAAGATATATCCTTTAACAAGAAGCGAAAGCGGCTTCAAATCAGACCGATCTTCCAATCTGCATAAAACAGCTCAGCTTCAGTCTATTAAAAGAACAAACTTCTTATCTATATAATCACTTTGTTTCTTTATGGATCGTATGAGCACTGCATGTGCTGCAGAATTTTTTCAATTCCAGCCGTACAGCATCATTTTTGCCCGCAGTGGAATAATTCCTGGAACCACATACAGAGCATGCCAAAATTACTTTTTTCGTCATATTTCCACCTACTAACGCCCTTAAAACTTTAACACGCACCCTAAAACATGTCAATAACTGCAAAAAAAAGCATGGTGTTAGGAAATTTTGTCTACAGGGAAAATTCGCGCACTTCCAGATATCTTTCCAGCTTTCTTTTCACCCGCTGAAGAGCATTGTCAATCGATTTAACATGGCGGTTCAGTTCTTCGGAAATTTCCTGATAGGACTGCCCATCCAAATAAAGAGCAAGCACCTTGCGTTCAAGGTCACTCAAAAGCTCAGACATTTTCACTTCAATATGATCAAATTCTTCCTGGTTGATAATCAGCTCTTCAGGGTCCATAACCTTCGCCCCGGAGATAACATCCATAAGCGTTCTGTCCGATTCCTCATCATAAATGGGCTTGTCCAGAGACACATATGAGTTCAGCGGAATATGCTTTTGGCGGGTCGCCGTCTTAATGGCGGTTATGATTTGCCTGGTGATGCACAGCTCGGCAAACGCTTTAAATGAAGACAGCTTGTCCTCTTTAAAGTCGCGGATCGCCTTGTATAAGCCAATCATTCCCTCTTGTACAATATCTTCTTTATCTGCGCCAATCAAAAAATAGGATCTTGCTTTTGCCCGGACAAAGTTGCGGTACTTATGAATCAGATAATCCAGAGCCTCACTCTCGCCCTTATGAACGAGCTCCACTATTTCTTCGTCCTCAAGCTGGATAAAGTCTATAAGATTTTCGTCGATTGTCTTGAAGTCAGCACTCACTAGGATCCCCCCGACCGTACAAGCATGGTTAGAAACATTATACAGCACGGTTTTTTCAAGCGTCAACCGCTCATTGGCCCCCTCTGCGCCATTTTTCAAAAATTTCTGCCACTTCATCACTGAGAGGTATCTTGGAAACTGGCTTTTTCTCCTGAATTTTTTTTACTTTTTTTTCAATGCTGCTTTCAATCAAATTCATTTCATTCAGCAGCTCCCTCGCTGATTTTCTTAACGCCCCCTGGCCAAATATGACCCATTGCTCTGTGAAATCGGAGGTTGCCACATGAATTTGGGTTTTAATATTGCTGAGATCGATAGCCAGTTTTTCGATGCGTTCGTCGGCCGTTTCATTATTCCGCGTGAAAATAACTTCGATCTTTGAATTCTTAAACTTTTTTTCCGTGCCCTTTACATAGTGGGCATCAAACACGACAATCACTCTGTACCCGGAATATCCCTGGTACTCGGCCATTTTTTCGATCAGACGGTCTCTGGCTGATGATAAATCCTTGTTTTTGAGCTCCCTGAGTTCTGGCCAAGCACCAATTATGTTGTATCCGTCAACAAGAAGGATGTCCATTTTTATCCCTCAAGCGGGTGCCGTTTCCGATAAACCTCATACATGAGCAGTGCAGCCGCAACTGATGCGTTAAGGGAAGTAACGTGTCCAGCCATCGGCAGGTTAATGAGGAAGTCGCATTTATCGCGAATCAGGCGGCCCATTCCTTTACCTTCGCTGCCAATCACAAGACCTAAAGGCATCGCTCCATCCATCTGGCGGTAGTCCTGTTTCCCTTTTGCATCCGTACCGGCGATCCAGACGCCTCTTTCTTTTAATTCATCAATCGTTCTGGCCATATTGGTGACACGGACAACGGGAATATACTCGATCGCACCTGTTGAAGCTTTAGCTACTGTTGCTGTCAGCCCGACCGCTCTCCTCTTCGGAATAATGATCCCATGGGCACCGACTGCATCAGCCGTTCTCATGATGGATCCCAGATTGTGCGGATCTTCAATTTCATCCAGCAGCAGGAAAAATGGTGCTTCATTTTTCTTTTCTGCAGCAGCAAACAGATCATCGATTTCTGCGTATTGATACGCAGCAACCTGTGCGATGACGCCTTGATGATTTCCCTCTGCCATCCCATCTATTTTTTTCTTTGGCACAAACTGGACCAGCACCCCGGCGGACTTCGCCAAACCGATTACCTGCTGCATCTGCCCGCTTTGCGATCCTTCTGCAATAAAAATCTTATTAATATCCCTCTCTGACTTCAATGCTTCAATGACGGGATTCTTCCCAATGATAAAATCCTGGCTCATTTTACCGCTCCTCCTTTCTTTTTCTCAACTAAATCTATGGATTCCAGAATCAGCTCTTCCATCCGCTCCTGTCTTTTCGCTAAAAACAGATAGCCGATCAGCGATTCAAAAGCTGTGCTGTATCTGTATGTTTGGACATCTGTATTCTTCGGCACCGAACCGGACTTGGCATTCCGCCCCCTGCGGACGACTGCCAGTTCTTCTTCTGTCAGCCGTTCAGCGTCTATTAATTCATGAATGATCAGAGACTGGGCTTTTGCAGAAACATACCGGGTCGCCTCCTTATGGAGAAAATGAGGCCGAACCCGTCCATTTTGCAGGAGATGGTGGCGTATATAGGTCTCAAATACCGCATCTCCCATATACGCCAGGGCAAGACTATTCAATTGTTTTTCATCTATTTTGTTATCATAGTGAAGCATTGCTTAGCCTCTTTTCCATCTGATTCCCTGCGGTGTATCTTCAAGAATAATATTCATTTCTTTCAGCTGATCGCGGATTTTATCTGCCAGTTCGAAGTTTCGCTCTTTTCTGGCCTGCTGCCTCTCTTCAATCAGCTGTTCGATTTCTTCATCCAGAAGGTCTGCATGTGCCTCGTCAAGTGAAAGCCCCAATACATCAAACAGCGTTTCAAATTCTTTCGTGAAAGCATCAATCACTTCCACAGCTGTGTTTTTCTCCATCAGATAATAATTTGCAAGCTTAGACAGTTCGAACAAAATGGACACGGCATTAGCTGTGTTAAAGTCATCATCCATATCTTGAATGAACTGCTCATGAAGAGCTGTAATTTTATCCAGCCATTCCTGATTATTATCGGTCAGATTGACACTTGCTTCTCTGCGGTGCAGCAAATTGTGATAAGACGTTTTAATGCGCTCAAGCCCTGTCCGGGTATTTTCCAGAAGCTCATCACTGTAGTTGATCGGATGCCTGTAATGAACCGACAGCATAAAAAATCTTAAAACCTGCGGATCATGCTTTTGGATAATGTCATGAACCAGGACGAAATTTCCCAGTGATTTGGACATTTTTTCATTGTCGATATTAATATAGCCGTTGTGCATCCAGTAGCGGGCGAAGGTTTTTCCTGTCAGTGCTTCCGACTGGGCAATCTCATTTTCATGATGCGGGAAGGCCAGATCCTGACCGCCTGCATGGATGTCAATCATGTCCCCAAGGTATTTCTTTGCCATCGCCGAGCATTCGATATGCCATCCGGGTCTTCCTTGCCCCCAAGGACTCTCCCACGCGATTTCCCCTTCCTTCGCTGCTTTCCAAAGAACAAAGTCGAGGGAGTCCTGTTTCTTCTCGCCGACAGCAATGCGGGCGCCGACACGCAATTCATCAATGGACTGATGGGAAAGCTTGCCGTACTCATCAAATTTCCGGGTATGGTAATAGACATCTCCCTCTGATTCATACGCAAAGCCTTTATCAATCAATGTCTGGATAAATTCAATAATGATATCGATGCTTTCTGTCACTCTCGGGTGGACATCAGCCCTTCTGCAGCCGAGCGCAGAAACGTCCTCGAAGTAGGCATTAATGAACCGTTCCGCAACAGCAGGAACATCCGTTCCCAGTTCGTTTGCCACGCGAATCAGCTTATCATCCACATCTGTAAAATTGGAGACATACTGCACATCGAAGCCGCGGAACTCAAGATATCTTCTCACGGTATCAAATACAATCGGCGGACGGGCATTCCCTATATGGATATAGTTATAAACGGTAGGACCGCACACATACATTTTCACTTTTCCCTCTTCTAAGGGAATAAAATCTTCTTTTTGACGAGTAAGTGTATTATAGATTTGAATGGCCATGAATCTGGCTCCTTTCTTTCCTCAATGTTTCCACTTCCGTTTTTAATTCCCGCAGCTCCTCCTCCAGTTCCTTAAACCGGTCTGCAATTGGATCGGGAAGATCACAATGATTTAAATCTTTGTTAATTTTCACTCCATCCCGGACTTTCACTCTTCCAGGTATCCCGACTACTGTTGAATTTGGCGGAACCTCATGAAGAACAACAGAGCCTGCACCGATCTTAGAATTCTCCCCAATCGTAATAGAGCCCAAAACCTTCGCGCCGGTTGCAATCAGCGCGTTGTCCTTAATGGTAGGATGGCGCTTGCCTTTTTCCTTCCCGGTTCCTCCCAGTGTCACACCCTGAAAAACCGTTACGTTATCACCGATTTCACATGTTTCCCCGATGACAACCCCCATGCCATGGTCGATAAAAAAGCGTCTGCCGATCTTTGCTCCCGGGTGAATTTCAATTCCTGTGAAAAAGCGGCTGATCTGGGAAACCACTCTTGCAAGAAAATAAAACTTCCGCTTAAAAAGAGCGTGGGCAATGCGGTGTGACCAGACAGCATGCAATCCTGAGTAGGTTAATATTACTTCCAAATAACTTCTTGCTGCCGGATCCTGTTCAAATACCACTTCGATATCTTCCTTCATTCTTGCAAACATGGTTCATTTCCCCTCCTGACGTAGATCTCCATTTTTATA
This region includes:
- the rplJ gene encoding 50S ribosomal protein L10: MSSIIEQKKQIVDEIADKLKSSLSTVVVDYRGLTVAEVTELRKQLREAGVEFKVYKNSMTRRAAEAAELSGLNESLTGPNAIAFSTEDVVAPAKILNDFAKKHEALEIKAGVIEGNIASVEDVKALAELPSREGLLSMLLSVLQAPIRNLALAAKAVADQKEEQGA
- the rplA gene encoding 50S ribosomal protein L1, giving the protein MGGYSAKTTIKEEIKMAKKGKKYAEAVKLVDSSKAYPIAEAIELTKKTNFAKFDATVEVAFRLGVDPKKADQQIRGAVVLPNGTGKTQRVLVFAKGEKAKEAEAVGADFVGDSEYINKISQGWFDFDVIVATPDMMGEVGKLGRVLGPKGLMPNPKTGTVTFDVQKAVNEIKAGKVEYRVDKAGNIHVPIGKVSFEDEKLVENFNTIFDTMMKVKPAAAKGTYMKNVSVTSTMGPGVKVDPSSVAVK
- the rplK gene encoding 50S ribosomal protein L11, giving the protein MAKKVIKLVKLQIPAGKANPAPPVGPALGQAGVNIMGFCKEFNARTAEQAGLIIPVEITVFEDRSFTFITKTPPAAVLLKKAAGIESGSGEPNRNKVATVKRDKVREIAETKMPDLNAASVEAAMRMVEGTARSMGIVIED
- the nusG gene encoding transcription termination/antitermination protein NusG — its product is MEKNWYVVHTYSGYENKVKANLEKRVESMGMQDKIFRVVVPEEEETELKNGKKKVVKRKVFPGYVLVEIVMTDDSWYVVRNTPGVTGFVGSAGSGSKPTPLLPEEVTHILKHMGVEEARFDINFEIGETVKVKEGPFANFTGSIEDIDKDKAKIKVLVNMFGRDTPVELDFSQIEKL
- the secE gene encoding preprotein translocase subunit SecE: MQRIVNFFREVGREMRKVSWPKRKELTSYTVTVLATVTFFALFFAVIDLGISELIRIILE
- the rpmG gene encoding 50S ribosomal protein L33 → MTKKVILACSVCGSRNYSTAGKNDAVRLELKKFCSTCSAHTIHKETK
- the sigH gene encoding RNA polymerase sporulation sigma factor SigH; amino-acid sequence: MSADFKTIDENLIDFIQLEDEEIVELVHKGESEALDYLIHKYRNFVRAKARSYFLIGADKEDIVQEGMIGLYKAIRDFKEDKLSSFKAFAELCITRQIITAIKTATRQKHIPLNSYVSLDKPIYDEESDRTLMDVISGAKVMDPEELIINQEEFDHIEVKMSELLSDLERKVLALYLDGQSYQEISEELNRHVKSIDNALQRVKRKLERYLEVREFSL
- a CDS encoding NYN domain-containing protein, with the protein product MDILLVDGYNIIGAWPELRELKNKDLSSARDRLIEKMAEYQGYSGYRVIVVFDAHYVKGTEKKFKNSKIEVIFTRNNETADERIEKLAIDLSNIKTQIHVATSDFTEQWVIFGQGALRKSARELLNEMNLIESSIEKKVKKIQEKKPVSKIPLSDEVAEIFEKWRRGGQ
- the rlmB gene encoding 23S rRNA (guanosine(2251)-2'-O)-methyltransferase RlmB; translated protein: MSQDFIIGKNPVIEALKSERDINKIFIAEGSQSGQMQQVIGLAKSAGVLVQFVPKKKIDGMAEGNHQGVIAQVAAYQYAEIDDLFAAAEKKNEAPFFLLLDEIEDPHNLGSIMRTADAVGAHGIIIPKRRAVGLTATVAKASTGAIEYIPVVRVTNMARTIDELKERGVWIAGTDAKGKQDYRQMDGAMPLGLVIGSEGKGMGRLIRDKCDFLINLPMAGHVTSLNASVAAALLMYEVYRKRHPLEG
- a CDS encoding Mini-ribonuclease 3; its protein translation is MLHYDNKIDEKQLNSLALAYMGDAVFETYIRHHLLQNGRVRPHFLHKEATRYVSAKAQSLIIHELIDAERLTEEELAVVRRGRNAKSGSVPKNTDVQTYRYSTAFESLIGYLFLAKRQERMEELILESIDLVEKKKGGAVK
- the cysS gene encoding cysteine--tRNA ligase gives rise to the protein MAIQIYNTLTRQKEDFIPLEEGKVKMYVCGPTVYNYIHIGNARPPIVFDTVRRYLEFRGFDVQYVSNFTDVDDKLIRVANELGTDVPAVAERFINAYFEDVSALGCRRADVHPRVTESIDIIIEFIQTLIDKGFAYESEGDVYYHTRKFDEYGKLSHQSIDELRVGARIAVGEKKQDSLDFVLWKAAKEGEIAWESPWGQGRPGWHIECSAMAKKYLGDMIDIHAGGQDLAFPHHENEIAQSEALTGKTFARYWMHNGYINIDNEKMSKSLGNFVLVHDIIQKHDPQVLRFFMLSVHYRHPINYSDELLENTRTGLERIKTSYHNLLHRREASVNLTDNNQEWLDKITALHEQFIQDMDDDFNTANAVSILFELSKLANYYLMEKNTAVEVIDAFTKEFETLFDVLGLSLDEAHADLLDEEIEQLIEERQQARKERNFELADKIRDQLKEMNIILEDTPQGIRWKRG
- the cysE gene encoding serine O-acetyltransferase codes for the protein MFARMKEDIEVVFEQDPAARSYLEVILTYSGLHAVWSHRIAHALFKRKFYFLARVVSQISRFFTGIEIHPGAKIGRRFFIDHGMGVVIGETCEIGDNVTVFQGVTLGGTGKEKGKRHPTIKDNALIATGAKVLGSITIGENSKIGAGSVVLHEVPPNSTVVGIPGRVKVRDGVKINKDLNHCDLPDPIADRFKELEEELRELKTEVETLRKERSQIHGHSNL